CGTTTTTCCCTGGTCGGAGCAAGGAAATTGAGACAGAGCTCAGCGATCTTGATGCCAGGCGCAAGCAGGCAGAACAAAAACTGGCTGAAGTGGAGCAGAGCATTGCCGACCTTGAGAATGAAAAACAGGCGATTCTTGCCCAGGCCAAGGCCCAGGGTGACGCCCTCAAGGCCGAAATTATTGCCAAGGCTGAGTCGGCTGCTGTGATGATCAAACAGCAGGCCAAGGTCAGTGCTGAGCAGGAGGCAAAACTGGCCCTTGATGAAATCAGGACGGAACTTGCCGAAAGCGTGACTCAGGCTGCTGAAGCCATGATCAAGAAGAAGTTGAAGGCCGAGGACCATAAAGCTTTGATCAACGATAGTCTAACAAGGGTGGTGCTAAATTGATAGGAAATATTGTTGCCCGAAGGTATGCCCGGGCTCTGTTCGCCCTTGGCCAGAAGCAAGGGGATAAGGAGCTGAAGGCTTATGGGGAGGATCTGGCAAAGATCATCAGTGCACTGGAAGGCACGCCCGAGCTGGTCAGGGTATTCAGGAATCCCATCTTTACGGTTGCTGAAAAGAAGGGGATCCTGAAACAGATTCTGGCCAAGCTCAAACCCGGACCAGTGATTAGTAACTTTTGTTACCTGCTGGCTGATAAGGGCAGGCTGGATTGTCTACCAGAGATTCAGGTCTATTATTCCAAGCTTCTTGATGAATTCGAGGGTATTGTCAGGGGTGAGATTGTCACAGCCGTCAAGCTGGCTGACAATATGAAGCAGGAAATTGCCGGAAAGCTGGAAAAGCAGTCGGGCCGGAAAGTCGTCATGGACTACAACGTAGACCAGGACATCATTGGCGGTCTCATGCTGAAGGTTGGTGATAAGGTTTTGGATGCCAGTATCAGGGCGCAACTTCAAATTCTCAAAGAAAACATAAAGAGGGGTGAGTAGGGCTATGCAGATAAAAGCAGAAGAAATCAGCCAGATCATTGAGGGTCAGATCAAGAATTACGAAAAACGCGTTGAGATGAGTGAAACCGGTGTGGTGCTGTCGGTAGGTGACGGTATTGCCCGTGTTTACGGCGTTGAAAACGTAATGGCCATGGAACTCCTGGAATTCCCCGGCGGGGTAATGGGGATGGTGCTCAACCTTGAAGAAGACAGCGTCGGCTGCGCCCTTCTTGGTGAAGATACAGAGATTAAGGAAGGAGACCTGGTAAAAAGGACCGGTAAGATCGTCCAGGTGCCAGTGGGTGAGGGAGTCCGCGGACGGGTAATCGATCCTCTAGGAAGGCCTCTGGATGGACAGGGTCCGATCCAGGGTTCCGAGACCAGGCTGGTTGAAATCAAGGCTCCAGGTATTGTTGAGAGAAAGTCGGTTCACGAGCCCATGTATACCGGTCTTAAGGCTGTTGACGCCATGACACCCATCGGACGGGGCCAGCGTGAACTGATTATCGGTGACCGGCAGGTGGGCAAGACCGCCATCTGCGTTGATGCCATCCTTGCTCAGAAAGAAAGCGATGTTCATTGCATATATGTGGCCGTAGGTCAGAAAAAGTCTACTGTTGCCCAGGTTGTTGACGTACTTAAGCAGCATGGAGCCATGGAATACACCACCGTTGTTTCAGCTACTGCTTCTGATCCGGCATCTTTGCAGTTCATTGCTGCCTATTCAGGCTGCACCATGGGCGAATACTACCGTGACAGCGGTAAGCACGCCCTGATCATTTATGATGATCTTTCCAAGCAGGCCGTTTCTTACAGGCAGATGTCCCTGCTCCTGAGGCGCCCCCCGGGACGTGAGGCCTTTCCTGGAGACGTTTTCTATCTTCATTCCAGACTGCTTGAACGTGCAGCCAAGATGAGCGATGATCAGGGTGCGGGTTCACTGACAGCTCTGCCTATCATTGAGACTCAGGCCGGTGACGTTTCCGCTTACATCCCGACCAACGTTATTTCCATTACCGACGGCCAGGTTTACCTTGAGCCCAACCTCTTTTACGCTGGTGTGCGCCCGGCCATCAACGTCGGCCTCTCAGTATCCAGAGTTGGTGGGGCAGCCCAGATTAAGGCCATGAAAAAAGTTGCAGGGACCCTGCGTCTTGATCTGGCCCAGTATCGTGAACTTGCCGCATTCGCCCAGTTTGGCTCGGACCTGGACAAAGGTACTCAGCGGCGTCTGACCCGCGGTGAGCGTCTGGTTGAGCTTTTGAAACAGCCTCAGTACCAGCCCATGAGCGCAGAAGAACAGGTTATTTCCCTTTATTGCGGAACCAAGGGTTATCTTGATGACATCCCAGTGGATGCCGTAGCCAAATTTGAGTCTGAAATTCTTGAGTTCATGCGCAGCCAGAAGTCTGAAATTCTCAAGGAAATCAAGGAAAAGCAAGATCTGGACAGTGATCTGGACAGCAAGATTGCAGCCGCCATTGATGAATTTAAAAAGACTTTTAAGGCCTAACGGGAGAGTTAAATGGCATCATTAAGGGACATACAAAGAAAAATCGGCGCGGTCAAAAAGACCAAGCAGATAACCAAGGCCATGAACATGGTGGCCTCGGCCAAATTGCGCAATGCTCAGCAACGAATCGAGCGCTTCCGTCCCTATGCAGAAAAATATACCGAAGTCCTTTCTGACCTGGCTTCCAGGGTGGACTCGGGTGTGCATCCACTTCTTGAGAAAAGAGAGGAGATTAAGGCTGTGGGGATCATTCTGGTCACCTCGGACAAGGGCCTTTGCGGCAGCTTTAATGTAAATCTCTGTCAGACGGCTTTTAAGCTGGCTAATAAAAAGAAGGAGGAGGGCAAAGAGGTCAAGTTTGTTTGCATAGGCAAAAAAGGACGGGACTTTATCAGCAAGCGCGGTTTTGAAATTCTGAAAAGCTATCCGGACGTCATGAACACCTTTGACTTTCAGCTTGCCAATGAAACGGGCACCATGGTCATTGACAAATATTTAGAGGGTGAACT
This genomic window from Desulfonatronovibrio hydrogenovorans DSM 9292 contains:
- a CDS encoding ATP synthase F0 subunit B, giving the protein MLKGNKTVPLILALLLVAAGIFTMVDPIGMHPDLKNQAWRVINFVIFLAILYYAGGKKLFTFFPGRSKEIETELSDLDARRKQAEQKLAEVEQSIADLENEKQAILAQAKAQGDALKAEIIAKAESAAVMIKQQAKVSAEQEAKLALDEIRTELAESVTQAAEAMIKKKLKAEDHKALINDSLTRVVLN
- the atpH gene encoding ATP synthase F1 subunit delta is translated as MIGNIVARRYARALFALGQKQGDKELKAYGEDLAKIISALEGTPELVRVFRNPIFTVAEKKGILKQILAKLKPGPVISNFCYLLADKGRLDCLPEIQVYYSKLLDEFEGIVRGEIVTAVKLADNMKQEIAGKLEKQSGRKVVMDYNVDQDIIGGLMLKVGDKVLDASIRAQLQILKENIKRGE
- the atpA gene encoding F0F1 ATP synthase subunit alpha, translated to MQIKAEEISQIIEGQIKNYEKRVEMSETGVVLSVGDGIARVYGVENVMAMELLEFPGGVMGMVLNLEEDSVGCALLGEDTEIKEGDLVKRTGKIVQVPVGEGVRGRVIDPLGRPLDGQGPIQGSETRLVEIKAPGIVERKSVHEPMYTGLKAVDAMTPIGRGQRELIIGDRQVGKTAICVDAILAQKESDVHCIYVAVGQKKSTVAQVVDVLKQHGAMEYTTVVSATASDPASLQFIAAYSGCTMGEYYRDSGKHALIIYDDLSKQAVSYRQMSLLLRRPPGREAFPGDVFYLHSRLLERAAKMSDDQGAGSLTALPIIETQAGDVSAYIPTNVISITDGQVYLEPNLFYAGVRPAINVGLSVSRVGGAAQIKAMKKVAGTLRLDLAQYRELAAFAQFGSDLDKGTQRRLTRGERLVELLKQPQYQPMSAEEQVISLYCGTKGYLDDIPVDAVAKFESEILEFMRSQKSEILKEIKEKQDLDSDLDSKIAAAIDEFKKTFKA
- a CDS encoding F0F1 ATP synthase subunit gamma, producing the protein MASLRDIQRKIGAVKKTKQITKAMNMVASAKLRNAQQRIERFRPYAEKYTEVLSDLASRVDSGVHPLLEKREEIKAVGIILVTSDKGLCGSFNVNLCQTAFKLANKKKEEGKEVKFVCIGKKGRDFISKRGFEILKSYPDVMNTFDFQLANETGTMVIDKYLEGELDEVQIVFGQFESMVKQLPIASQVLPVEQEQTEAQPGGSGEYIFEPSIEGLLTELLPRYVKVQMYRGMLDTSASEHAARMTAMDNATKNCDDLVGQLTLVYNKARQATITTELMDIVGGAEALKQG